The Heliorestis convoluta genome includes the window AACCTGTAATTATACTTACTGCAGATGTGCAAAGATTTGTGAGAGAAGAAGTGTTAGCCTTAGGGGCCCTTGCCGTTCTACAAAAACCAATCAATCGAGAAAAAATCGCAGAAGTGGTACAGATTATGAAGGGAGCAATTTAAATGCTCAACCCTTTACAACAAGATGCCCTCAAGGAATATATGAACATTGTCATTGGACAAGCAGGTCATGTACTTTCTGAAATGGTGCGCCAGAAGGTTTATCTAGAAGTTCCAGAAGTACAACTGCTACAAGCACGTGATAGTTCCATCATACAAGAACTAATTACATCCATCTTGCAAGGTCATGTTGTATCTTCTTCTTTGCGCTTTGGTGTAGAATGTAGTGGTCAAGCACAGTTGCTTTTTCCTGTGGATAAGGGAAAAATGCTGGTCAATCTTATGCTAGGCGATGAAGACTTTATCGAGCACAACGGCAATGACTCTCTTTTTTCTGACACCGATACCGATGCCATGAAAGAGATTGGCAATGTGCTACTCAATGTTATTATTGGCAGTCTCGGTAACTTGCTCAACACAAGAATAGACTATTCTTTGCCAGAGATTGAATTTCTCTTTGTGGAAGGATTACGACCGGAGCCCTTTTTTTATCCTGGCTACTACACGCTCGTGCTTCGCAACACCTTCGTTGTTGGGGAAGAAAAGATTGAAGGTGCCATAGTAGTCATGTTACAGTTAGACTCTGCGACAAAGCTCATTGAAAAGATCGATGAAATGCTGGTGGACATCTATGAATAATCTATTATCACAACTCATTAATCAGGTCAATGTAGGTGTCCTTGTTCTTGATATGAACTATCGTATTGTAATTTGGAATGAGTGGTTAGAAAAACTAACAAAGCACCAAGCGGAAGATGTAATCGGAGAAAAACTGATTGATCTCTATCCACGCTTTCAAGAAGCGACCTTTCGTCCTATCTTCGAAAAAGCCTTTGAAGCAGGTCAGAATCGATTCTTTTCAGGCGCTTTTCATGGACATTTTATTGAGCC containing:
- a CDS encoding chemotaxis protein CheC, encoding MLNPLQQDALKEYMNIVIGQAGHVLSEMVRQKVYLEVPEVQLLQARDSSIIQELITSILQGHVVSSSLRFGVECSGQAQLLFPVDKGKMLVNLMLGDEDFIEHNGNDSLFSDTDTDAMKEIGNVLLNVIIGSLGNLLNTRIDYSLPEIEFLFVEGLRPEPFFYPGYYTLVLRNTFVVGEEKIEGAIVVMLQLDSATKLIEKIDEMLVDIYE